A genomic stretch from Caloranaerobacter ferrireducens includes:
- a CDS encoding lytic transglycosylase domain-containing protein: MKGKLMLSTILVVTLIFGSTVYAIMLNNNDYNVLNLSVVNNNKVIENIEIKKHIENYELIEYIKNKTHLTEEESAFLLKQCNEKGLNIFIVLGLMKLESNFDPNCVGIFGERGLGQLMESTARQIAFNMKKEFKPELLFDPKYNIELFTTQLKYLKVIFNGDIHKVLTAYNRGEYGLKRYMASRSGTSNPAKSTYSERVLKYAAMFQKEYQN, translated from the coding sequence ATGAAAGGTAAACTAATGTTATCAACTATACTTGTAGTTACTTTAATATTTGGAAGTACAGTATATGCAATAATGTTAAATAATAATGATTATAATGTTTTAAACTTAAGTGTTGTAAATAACAATAAAGTAATTGAGAATATAGAAATAAAGAAGCACATTGAAAATTATGAGCTTATAGAATATATAAAAAATAAAACACATTTAACAGAAGAAGAAAGTGCATTTCTTTTAAAACAATGTAATGAAAAAGGTTTGAATATTTTTATAGTGTTGGGGTTAATGAAATTAGAAAGTAATTTTGATCCTAATTGCGTTGGTATTTTCGGAGAAAGAGGATTAGGGCAGCTGATGGAAAGTACAGCGCGTCAGATTGCATTTAACATGAAGAAAGAATTCAAACCTGAATTATTGTTTGATCCTAAATATAATATTGAATTATTCACAACACAGCTTAAATATTTAAAAGTAATTTTTAACGGTGATATACATAAAGTACTTACAGCGTATAATAGAGGAGAATATGGATTAAAAAGATATATGGCGTCTAGGAGTGGGACAAGCAATCCTGCAAAAAGTACTTATTCTGAGAGAGTACTTAAATATGCAGCTATGTTTCAAAAAGAATATCAGAATTAA
- the argS gene encoding arginine--tRNA ligase: MIDFKKEIARIVSEKVESLSQEDVEALIEIPPSHDMGDYAMPCFKLAKAFRKAPNLIAQEIVEILDSKDYFEKIENVGPYVNFFIDKKVLAKTVLEEIFSKKENYGSSDLGSGKNIVIDFSSPNIAKPFHVGHLRSTVIGNALYKIYEFLGYNCIGINHLGDWGTQFGKLITAYKKWGNKEEIEKEPIKTLLKLYVKFHDEAELNPELEEEGRRWFKKLEDGDEEARKLWNWFVDLSLKEFNKIYDLLKVKFDYFTGESFYNDKMDRVIELLKEKNLLKESKGAYVVDLEKFDMPPCLVLKSDGATLYPTRDITAAIYRKETFNFEKALYVTDYSQNLHFAQWFKVIELMGFEWADKLEHVPFGRVSTEEGRMQTRKGNVILLEELLNKAIDKVREIIEEKNPNLDNKDEVARQVGIGAVIFNDLSNNKIKDIVFNWDRMLSFDGETGPYVQYTHARANSVLNKKQYDITNDVDYSILTNQEAVDVIRLLQSFPEAVVNAMEKNEPSIITRHIVDIAQAFNKFYHECPIIVEDENIQKARLLLVFAAKTVLKTGLGLLGIDAPDKM, from the coding sequence ATGATAGATTTCAAAAAAGAGATTGCGCGAATCGTTAGTGAAAAGGTAGAATCTTTAAGTCAAGAAGATGTTGAAGCATTAATAGAAATTCCCCCAAGCCATGACATGGGAGACTATGCTATGCCATGTTTTAAGTTGGCAAAAGCGTTTAGAAAAGCTCCAAATCTAATAGCTCAAGAGATAGTTGAAATTTTAGATAGTAAAGATTATTTTGAAAAAATTGAGAATGTTGGACCATATGTAAATTTCTTTATTGACAAAAAAGTTTTGGCTAAAACTGTATTAGAAGAAATTTTTTCAAAAAAAGAAAACTATGGTTCATCAGATTTGGGGAGCGGCAAGAATATAGTTATAGATTTTTCATCACCTAACATCGCAAAACCGTTCCACGTAGGACATTTGCGTTCTACTGTAATAGGAAATGCTTTGTATAAAATATATGAGTTTCTTGGATATAATTGTATTGGTATAAACCATTTAGGCGATTGGGGTACACAATTCGGAAAATTAATTACTGCATATAAAAAGTGGGGAAATAAAGAAGAAATAGAAAAAGAACCTATTAAGACTTTATTAAAGCTTTATGTAAAGTTCCATGATGAAGCAGAATTAAATCCTGAATTAGAGGAAGAAGGAAGAAGATGGTTCAAAAAACTTGAAGATGGCGATGAAGAGGCTAGAAAGTTATGGAATTGGTTTGTTGATTTAAGTTTAAAGGAATTTAATAAAATTTATGATTTATTAAAAGTTAAATTTGATTATTTTACAGGTGAAAGTTTTTACAATGACAAAATGGATAGAGTAATAGAGTTACTAAAAGAAAAAAATCTGCTTAAAGAAAGTAAGGGTGCATATGTAGTTGATTTAGAAAAGTTCGATATGCCTCCTTGCTTAGTGTTAAAGAGTGATGGTGCTACTTTATATCCAACAAGAGATATAACAGCAGCTATTTATAGAAAGGAGACATTCAATTTTGAAAAGGCACTTTATGTAACAGATTATTCACAGAATTTACATTTTGCCCAATGGTTCAAAGTTATTGAACTAATGGGATTTGAATGGGCAGATAAATTAGAACATGTACCTTTTGGACGTGTAAGTACAGAAGAAGGTAGAATGCAAACTAGAAAAGGTAATGTAATTTTATTAGAAGAATTATTAAACAAAGCGATTGACAAGGTAAGAGAAATAATTGAAGAAAAGAATCCTAACTTAGATAATAAAGATGAAGTAGCTAGACAAGTTGGTATAGGAGCAGTAATTTTTAACGATTTAAGTAACAATAAGATAAAAGATATTGTATTTAATTGGGACAGAATGTTAAGTTTTGATGGAGAAACAGGTCCTTATGTGCAATATACTCATGCAAGAGCAAATAGTGTACTTAATAAAAAACAATATGATATTACTAACGATGTTGATTATTCAATATTAACTAATCAGGAAGCAGTTGATGTTATAAGATTGCTTCAATCATTCCCTGAAGCTGTAGTAAATGCTATGGAAAAGAATGAGCCTTCTATAATTACAAGACATATAGTAGATATAGCACAGGCGTTTAATAAGTTCTATCACGAATGCCCTATAATTGTAGAAGATGAGAATATACAAAAAGCAAGGCTATTACTTGTATTTGCTGCAAAAACTGTATTAAAAACTGGTTTAGGGCTACTAGGTATTGATGCACCAGATAAGATGTAA
- a CDS encoding alpha-hydroxy-acid oxidizing protein: MDIKQIYETARKRMKGYCRVCNECNGVACAGEVPGMGGAGTGTSFKNNIEELKKIQLKMRTIHDAKTPDTSIELFGIKLDIPIISAPVTGNSFNMGGALTEEEYVEAVLKGSISAGTIGMTGDTADLSMYITGLEGIKNVNGMGIPIIKPRENKKIIENIRKAEAVKPLAIGVDIDGAGLITMALKGQPVGPKTKSELKELIESTDLPFILKGIMTPDEAEIAVQVGAKAIVVSNHGGRVLDHTPGVAKVLPEIVDAVKNKITILVDGGIRSGVDVFKMLALGADAVLLGRPIIIGAYGGYEEGVFAVLNKMEKELLQAMILTGCKDIKSIDRTKIFS; encoded by the coding sequence ATGGATATAAAGCAAATATATGAAACTGCAAGAAAAAGAATGAAAGGATACTGTAGAGTTTGTAACGAGTGCAACGGTGTTGCTTGTGCAGGTGAAGTTCCTGGAATGGGAGGGGCTGGCACTGGTACTTCGTTTAAAAATAATATAGAAGAATTAAAAAAGATACAGCTTAAGATGAGGACAATTCATGATGCTAAAACTCCTGATACTTCTATAGAATTGTTCGGTATAAAATTAGACATTCCTATAATATCTGCTCCTGTAACAGGAAACAGTTTTAATATGGGTGGTGCACTAACAGAAGAGGAGTATGTTGAAGCAGTTCTTAAAGGTAGTATTTCAGCTGGAACAATTGGTATGACAGGAGATACAGCCGATTTATCTATGTATATAACTGGATTAGAAGGAATAAAAAACGTAAATGGAATGGGTATACCAATAATTAAACCTAGAGAAAATAAAAAAATAATAGAAAATATAAGGAAAGCAGAAGCAGTTAAGCCTTTGGCTATTGGTGTTGATATAGATGGTGCTGGACTTATAACTATGGCTCTTAAAGGTCAGCCTGTTGGGCCAAAAACTAAATCTGAATTGAAAGAATTAATTGAATCTACTGATTTACCTTTTATATTAAAAGGTATTATGACACCAGATGAAGCAGAAATAGCTGTCCAAGTTGGGGCAAAAGCTATTGTTGTTTCTAATCATGGAGGAAGAGTTTTAGACCATACTCCGGGTGTAGCTAAAGTACTTCCTGAGATAGTAGATGCTGTTAAGAATAAAATTACCATTTTAGTTGATGGAGGAATACGTTCAGGAGTAGATGTGTTTAAAATGTTAGCTCTAGGAGCAGATGCAGTATTATTGGGTAGACCTATTATTATTGGAGCGTATGGCGGATATGAAGAAGGTGTTTTTGCAGTTTTAAATAAAATGGAAAAAGAATTGCTGCAGGCAATGATATTAACAGGATGTAAAGATATAAAATCAATAGACAGGACTAAGATATTTTCCTAA
- a CDS encoding GerMN domain-containing protein, translating into MKKLITILLTITLIGTLFVGCSKKDKVEQPDKSNDNVSIENTESENTEKEKVEEINYVLYLKQKAMPFIFAEKYTIKADDSRLKDKNIEWIALEHLINFNGFEDFISPVPEGTKLLGLTKENGVVYVDLSKEFIDNMPNDEQSTKLAIDSIVNTLTFFDGNESVMFKIEGQAISEINGVDLSKQFYFSSDFFPDK; encoded by the coding sequence ATGAAAAAGTTAATAACAATTTTATTAACAATAACTTTAATAGGTACTTTGTTTGTAGGATGTTCAAAGAAGGACAAAGTAGAACAACCTGACAAATCAAATGATAATGTATCTATAGAAAATACTGAATCTGAAAATACCGAAAAGGAAAAAGTTGAAGAAATAAACTATGTTCTATACTTAAAACAAAAAGCTATGCCGTTTATTTTTGCTGAAAAGTATACAATTAAAGCAGACGACTCAAGATTAAAAGATAAAAATATTGAATGGATAGCATTAGAGCATCTAATAAATTTTAACGGTTTTGAAGATTTTATATCGCCAGTTCCAGAAGGTACAAAGCTTCTAGGATTAACTAAGGAAAATGGTGTTGTATATGTTGATTTATCAAAAGAATTTATAGACAATATGCCAAATGATGAACAATCTACTAAATTGGCTATTGATTCAATAGTAAATACACTAACATTTTTCGATGGAAATGAGAGTGTTATGTTTAAAATAGAAGGACAAGCTATTTCAGAAATAAATGGAGTGGATTTAAGTAAACAGTTCTATTTTAGTAGTGATTTCTTTCCAGATAAATAA
- a CDS encoding DUF523 domain-containing protein produces MIIISACLVGVNCKYNGGNNFNKKIYELFKKKNAILVCPEQLGGLPTPRVPAEIIIKDGEIRVLNKEGIDVTEKFLKGGYETLKIAKAVGAKLAILKSKSPSCGVGYIYDGTFSGRITEGNGITAQLLMKNGIKVCTENDFLNYISE; encoded by the coding sequence ATGATTATAATAAGTGCGTGTTTAGTTGGAGTTAACTGTAAATATAATGGAGGAAATAACTTTAATAAAAAAATTTATGAATTATTTAAAAAGAAAAATGCCATATTAGTTTGTCCTGAACAGTTAGGAGGACTTCCTACACCTAGAGTTCCTGCAGAAATAATTATTAAGGATGGTGAAATAAGGGTATTAAATAAAGAGGGAATTGATGTAACAGAAAAATTTTTAAAAGGGGGGTATGAAACGTTAAAAATAGCTAAAGCAGTTGGAGCAAAACTTGCGATATTAAAGTCAAAAAGTCCTTCATGTGGTGTAGGCTATATCTATGATGGTACATTTTCAGGAAGGATAACAGAGGGGAATGGAATTACAGCGCAGTTGCTTATGAAAAATGGTATAAAAGTTTGTACAGAAAATGATTTTTTAAATTATATTTCTGAATAG
- a CDS encoding endonuclease MutS2, translated as MNEKTLRVLEYDKIIDKLLEKAESSLGKELINKLKPSNDFYEVEKILEETDEAVKLIIKRGRPPLAGIHNVYAELKRAQIGASLSPGSLLKIADTLRAARRMSTFVKKSKEDKKSSYPIIEDMVDLLTTFKELEERIFESIISEEEISDNASQTLRNIRRQIESKNESIRNKLNSIINSSTYRKYLQESIITIRQDRYVVPVKQEYRGNFPGLVHDQSSSGATLFIEPMAVVELNNQLKELKLKEKIEIERILAELTSLVAEKADNIKINIDILAKLDFIFAKAKLALEMDGVKPELNKEGYINIKKGRHPLIDKDKVVPIDIHIGKDFDTLVITGPNTGGKTVTLKTVGLLSLMGQSGLFVPADFHSQIAVFDKIFADIGDEQSIEQSLSTFSSHMTNIVEILKDAQTNNLILFDELGAGTDPTEGAALAMSILSYLHSIGAKTIATTHYSELKVYALTTEGVENASVEFDVETLSPTYRLLIGVPGKSNAFEISKRLGLQDFIIERAKDFISRENIEFEDVLAKIERDRRIIEQNREESEKLKRDIDRLKQELDEKKIKLSNQREKLLFEAKQEAKKIIKEAKEEADNIIKQLREISIEIDKERNKKIQEAKDKLKNKLDNLEAELTENLLNKKNRKPPKNLKPGDMVTLLNLNQTGTVISEPDKDGNLVVQVGIMKINVHISNLARAKDNESACENFGTRKIMTSKAKYIKTELDLRGKTLEEALLDTDKYLDDAYIAGLKQVTIIHGKGTGVLRAGIKQLLKSHRHVKDFRLGNFGEGGTGVTIVELK; from the coding sequence TTGAATGAAAAGACATTAAGGGTTCTTGAGTATGACAAAATAATAGACAAGTTGTTAGAAAAAGCTGAATCTTCTTTAGGTAAAGAATTAATAAATAAACTTAAACCAAGTAATGATTTTTATGAAGTAGAAAAGATATTAGAAGAAACAGATGAAGCTGTTAAATTAATAATCAAAAGAGGAAGACCTCCTTTAGCTGGCATTCATAATGTATATGCTGAATTAAAAAGAGCACAGATAGGAGCTTCGCTTAGTCCAGGAAGTTTGTTAAAAATTGCAGATACTTTAAGGGCAGCTAGGAGAATGAGTACATTTGTTAAGAAAAGTAAAGAAGATAAAAAATCCAGTTATCCAATAATAGAAGATATGGTAGATTTACTGACAACATTTAAAGAACTAGAAGAAAGAATTTTTGAGTCAATTATTAGTGAAGAAGAAATATCTGATAATGCTAGTCAAACGTTAAGAAATATAAGAAGGCAAATAGAATCTAAAAATGAATCAATTAGAAACAAACTAAATTCAATAATTAATTCATCAACTTATAGAAAGTACCTACAAGAATCAATTATTACAATAAGGCAAGATAGGTATGTGGTGCCTGTAAAACAAGAGTATAGAGGTAATTTTCCAGGTTTAGTACATGACCAGTCTTCTAGTGGGGCAACCTTATTTATTGAACCAATGGCAGTAGTTGAATTAAATAATCAGTTAAAAGAGCTTAAGTTAAAAGAGAAAATTGAAATTGAAAGAATTTTAGCTGAATTGACAAGTTTAGTAGCCGAAAAAGCAGATAATATAAAAATAAATATAGATATATTGGCGAAATTAGATTTTATATTTGCTAAAGCAAAATTAGCGCTAGAAATGGATGGGGTTAAGCCTGAGCTTAATAAAGAAGGTTATATTAACATTAAAAAAGGCAGACATCCATTAATAGATAAAGATAAAGTTGTACCTATAGATATTCACATAGGAAAAGATTTTGATACCTTAGTAATTACAGGGCCAAATACAGGTGGTAAAACTGTTACATTAAAAACAGTTGGATTACTTTCATTAATGGGGCAGTCAGGGCTTTTTGTACCAGCAGATTTTCATAGTCAGATTGCTGTATTTGATAAAATTTTTGCAGATATTGGTGATGAGCAAAGTATAGAACAGAGTTTAAGTACATTTTCCTCCCATATGACAAATATAGTAGAAATCTTAAAAGATGCTCAAACTAATAATCTTATTTTGTTTGATGAATTAGGAGCAGGTACTGATCCTACAGAAGGTGCTGCTTTGGCAATGTCTATATTAAGCTACCTTCATAGTATAGGAGCGAAGACAATTGCAACTACTCACTACAGTGAATTAAAAGTTTATGCATTGACAACTGAAGGTGTAGAAAATGCTTCAGTTGAGTTTGATGTAGAAACGTTAAGTCCGACATATAGGTTATTAATCGGTGTACCTGGAAAATCAAATGCTTTTGAAATATCAAAAAGGTTAGGACTTCAAGACTTTATTATTGAAAGAGCTAAAGACTTTATTTCCAGGGAAAACATTGAATTTGAAGATGTTTTAGCAAAGATTGAGAGAGATAGAAGAATAATAGAGCAAAATAGAGAAGAATCTGAGAAACTGAAAAGAGATATAGATAGATTAAAGCAGGAATTAGATGAGAAGAAAATAAAATTAAGTAACCAGAGAGAAAAACTATTATTTGAAGCTAAGCAGGAAGCAAAAAAGATTATTAAAGAAGCAAAGGAAGAAGCAGATAATATTATAAAACAACTTAGAGAGATTTCTATAGAGATAGATAAAGAGAGAAATAAAAAGATTCAAGAAGCAAAGGACAAATTAAAAAATAAACTTGATAATTTAGAAGCTGAATTAACAGAAAATTTATTGAACAAAAAGAATAGAAAGCCACCGAAAAATCTAAAACCAGGAGATATGGTAACTTTGCTTAATTTAAACCAGACAGGAACAGTAATATCTGAACCGGATAAAGATGGAAATCTAGTTGTACAAGTTGGTATAATGAAGATAAATGTTCATATTAGTAACTTAGCTAGAGCTAAAGATAATGAATCAGCATGTGAAAATTTTGGAACAAGAAAGATAATGACTTCTAAAGCTAAGTATATAAAAACTGAGCTTGACCTGAGGGGTAAAACATTAGAAGAAGCTTTACTTGATACAGACAAGTATCTTGATGATGCATATATAGCAGGGTTAAAACAGGTTACTATTATACACGGAAAGGGTACTGGCGTGTTAAGAGCTGGAATAAAGCAATTGTTAAAATCACACCGTCACGTAAAAGATTTTAGGTTAGGTAATTTTGGTGAAGGTGGTACGGGAGTAACTATAGTTGAGCTAAAGTGA
- a CDS encoding DUF3656 domain-containing U32 family peptidase → MKEKIELLAPVGSIESLYAAVENGADAVYLGGKMFNARQYASNFDKEELKKAIEYAHIKDVKVYVTVNILLSDSEFKEALEYISFLYNIDVDAIIIQDLGLANLVRKLLPDFELHGSTQMTIINQYGAKFLEELGFTRVVLGRELSVEEIKYIKDKTNIELEGFIHGALCISYSGQCLMSSIIGGRSGNRGRCAQPCRMPYTLVNAETGQTISSKLDKRFLLSTRDLNTIEDLNKIVKAGIISLKIEGRMKRPEYVAVIVNKYKKELDNLYNGIDRVISKEDKKELLQIFNREFTKGYILGDFGKNLVAIDRPDNRGVYIGKVIDVDKKYIYILLEDSMNVGDGIEITDNKGNKNGIIVNSIFLKGKRVESCRKGEVAKIKKIGNIKKDSKVYKTSDVLLLEKARKSFTERDKLKKIDVYMEVEIKIGHPIKMHLWDDRGNYVTIESEEKVQEGTNIFLTEEKVIKQLSKLGGTHYVLKDINISLQNNSMIPVSVLNKLRREAIEELNKKRAIINKRIEISEKDILNKMKDIIEKSKPYVKTRNKLLSISIQSYKQFKKIDLNKLDRVYISYCEGINECIEEIKKYDKEVYLQTEKILTNSDFETLNCQIKSIGIENIDGISVSNLGTLKYIKENFDTNIHCDVGINAFNSFTLKFLEEYGVKSVTLSPELKLNQIKNICLNTNLMCETIGYGYLPVMISKYCPFSIIKGCLSDKECDRCKFRYGYGLKDRLGKVFRTIRKRGTTIIYNSQPLVVIENLKEIYNSNVDMVRLDFTFEDDIKEVQTMYYDLANNNIDEKNIVEFINKIKKSRGLTKGHYYRGVL, encoded by the coding sequence GTGAAAGAAAAAATAGAACTATTAGCTCCAGTTGGAAGTATTGAGTCACTTTATGCAGCAGTTGAAAATGGAGCAGATGCAGTTTATTTAGGTGGAAAAATGTTTAATGCTAGGCAGTATGCCTCAAATTTTGATAAAGAAGAGTTAAAAAAAGCTATTGAGTATGCACATATAAAAGATGTTAAGGTATATGTTACTGTCAATATCTTATTAAGCGATTCTGAGTTTAAAGAAGCTTTAGAGTATATATCTTTTTTATATAACATAGATGTAGATGCTATAATAATACAAGATTTAGGATTAGCTAATTTAGTGAGAAAATTACTGCCTGATTTTGAGCTTCACGGAAGCACTCAGATGACTATCATCAATCAATACGGAGCAAAGTTTTTAGAAGAGCTTGGTTTTACTAGGGTGGTTTTAGGTAGGGAGTTATCTGTAGAAGAAATTAAATACATTAAAGATAAAACTAATATAGAATTAGAAGGATTTATTCATGGAGCATTATGTATTTCTTATTCTGGTCAGTGTTTAATGAGCAGTATAATAGGTGGTCGTAGTGGTAATAGAGGCAGATGTGCACAACCGTGTAGAATGCCTTATACATTAGTTAATGCAGAAACAGGACAAACAATATCTTCAAAATTAGATAAAAGGTTTTTATTAAGTACTAGAGATTTAAATACTATAGAAGATTTAAATAAAATAGTAAAAGCAGGTATTATATCATTGAAAATAGAAGGAAGGATGAAAAGACCAGAATATGTCGCGGTTATAGTAAATAAATATAAGAAGGAATTAGATAATTTATACAATGGAATTGATAGAGTAATTTCTAAAGAAGATAAGAAAGAATTACTGCAAATTTTCAATAGAGAGTTTACAAAAGGATATATTCTTGGTGATTTTGGTAAAAATTTAGTAGCGATAGATAGACCTGACAATAGAGGAGTATATATTGGCAAAGTTATTGATGTTGATAAAAAGTATATATACATTTTATTAGAAGATAGTATGAATGTAGGGGACGGAATAGAAATAACTGATAATAAGGGTAATAAGAATGGGATTATAGTAAATTCTATCTTTTTGAAAGGAAAACGAGTAGAATCTTGTAGAAAAGGAGAAGTAGCTAAGATAAAGAAAATTGGTAATATAAAGAAAGATAGCAAGGTATATAAGACTTCTGATGTACTTTTATTAGAAAAAGCAAGAAAATCATTTACTGAAAGAGATAAATTAAAGAAGATAGATGTTTATATGGAAGTTGAAATAAAGATAGGCCATCCTATTAAGATGCATTTATGGGATGATAGAGGTAATTATGTTACAATTGAAAGTGAAGAAAAGGTGCAAGAAGGAACAAATATATTTCTTACAGAAGAGAAAGTAATAAAACAATTAAGCAAACTAGGTGGAACTCATTACGTTCTTAAAGATATAAATATAAGCCTGCAAAATAATTCTATGATTCCTGTCAGTGTATTGAATAAGTTAAGAAGAGAAGCTATAGAAGAATTAAATAAAAAAAGAGCTATAATAAATAAAAGAATTGAGATAAGTGAAAAAGATATTTTAAATAAAATGAAGGATATTATAGAAAAAAGTAAACCTTACGTTAAAACAAGGAATAAGTTGCTAAGTATTAGTATACAGTCATATAAGCAGTTTAAAAAAATTGATTTGAATAAGTTAGACAGAGTGTATATTAGTTATTGTGAAGGAATTAATGAATGTATTGAAGAAATAAAAAAATATGATAAAGAGGTTTATTTACAGACTGAGAAAATCTTAACAAACTCAGATTTTGAAACTTTAAATTGTCAAATTAAAAGTATTGGTATCGAAAATATTGATGGAATAAGTGTTTCTAACTTGGGAACTTTGAAATATATTAAAGAGAATTTCGATACTAATATACATTGTGATGTAGGTATTAATGCATTCAATAGCTTTACTCTCAAGTTTCTTGAAGAATATGGTGTAAAAAGCGTTACTTTATCACCAGAGTTGAAACTAAATCAGATAAAAAATATTTGCTTAAATACTAATTTAATGTGCGAAACTATAGGGTACGGTTATTTACCTGTCATGATAAGCAAATATTGTCCATTTTCCATTATTAAAGGGTGTTTATCAGATAAAGAATGTGATAGATGTAAGTTTAGATATGGTTATGGATTAAAAGATAGATTAGGTAAAGTTTTTAGGACTATTAGAAAAAGAGGGACTACTATAATATATAACAGTCAACCATTGGTAGTTATTGAAAACTTAAAAGAAATTTATAACAGTAATGTAGATATGGTTAGGTTAGATTTTACATTTGAAGATGATATAAAAGAAGTACAAACAATGTATTATGATTTAGCTAACAACAATATAGATGAAAAGAATATTGTAGAGTTTATTAATAAAATTAAAAAGAGTAGAGGTTTAACTAAAGGACATTACTATAGAGGGGTTCTTTAG